In Nitrospirota bacterium, the genomic window AGCCAGGATGAGGCCCACCTCCGAGCGCCTCTCCTCCATGCGCTTCAGGGTTATCCGGTTCTCCCGCGCGGCCACCTTCATCGCCTCGCGGTCGTCCGTCCAGTTCAGAAGATAGGTCTCCAGTCCGCGGAGGCGCCTGCTCCGGTTGGCGTTGGCATGGACGGAGACGAACAGGTCGGCGCCCTTCTTGTTGGCAAGGACGGTGCGCTCCTCCAGGGAAAGGAACCTGTCGCCGTCCCGGGTGAGGAAGACCTCGTAGTGTTTCCTCCGCTCAAGAATGTGCTTGACCCGCCGGGCTACGTCAAGGACGACGTCCTTCTCCATGAGCCTTCCCGGGCCGATGGCCCCCGGGTCCTTTCCTCCGTGCCCGGGGTCCAGGACGACCCGGTGCTTCCTCATTGTTTCGGGCTTGCCGAAGACGTCTATCACCACGCGGGGCGGGTCGCTCAATTCGAAGACCTTGACGTGCTCCACCTCCGCCAGGTCCAGCACCACCCTGACCGTCCGGTCGTCGTACTGCGAAGAGCGGACCCTCCTGAGGAGGCCGTCCTTGACGGCTATGTTCTTTTGGGCATTCTCCGCGGCCTCCGTCCCCTTGAAATCGATGTAGAGGCGGTCCGGGCTCTTGAGCCTGTTATGGACGTATGACGTGGAGCGGTCAAGCTCCACCACCACCCGGGTATAAGCCCGGCTCGACCAGTAGCGGACCTCCCGCACCGTGGCCGGCGAACCGGCCGCCCCGGCCGGAAAAGAAAAAGCCGAAAGCAGGCTCACCAGAACAACCAGGAGGAAAGCAGCCCCGGGAACGCCCCTTGGTCTCATACCGCCCTGACCGCCTCTATCTCCGGGACCTCCTTCTTGAGGTTCGTCTCCA contains:
- a CDS encoding N-acetylmuramoyl-L-alanine amidase is translated as MRPRGVPGAAFLLVVLVSLLSAFSFPAGAAGSPATVREVRYWSSRAYTRVVVELDRSTSYVHNRLKSPDRLYIDFKGTEAAENAQKNIAVKDGLLRRVRSSQYDDRTVRVVLDLAEVEHVKVFELSDPPRVVIDVFGKPETMRKHRVVLDPGHGGKDPGAIGPGRLMEKDVVLDVARRVKHILERRKHYEVFLTRDGDRFLSLEERTVLANKKGADLFVSVHANANRSRRLRGLETYLLNWTDDREAMKVAARENRITLKRMEERRSEVGLILASLELQNKRDESLKLAHFIQDSTLDSLTSRYARVEDNGVKQALFYVLFGAHMPSVLVEISYITNREEAARLRTASYREQLARGIARGIEEYFTKPAAPNTFARR